In Paenibacillus guangzhouensis, a single window of DNA contains:
- a CDS encoding bifunctional homocysteine S-methyltransferase/methylenetetrahydrofolate reductase → MKIDLRQALQQQILVGDGAMGTYLYNMGFPVGISYEELNLLHPDVIENVHREYVQAGAQLVETNTFSANADKLSKYGLEGKVEEINRAGVRIARQAAGEAAYVVGAVGPIRAGRRKNILIDYLQDCFEEQFRALLAEGVDGILLETFYDVEEMKIALEKLRELSDLPVICQFAVEAGGTTMDGFTLEEAFKIIEDAGADVIGFNCHTGPRGILNSVEKIQGFYHLPVSVFPNAGIPDYVDGKYMYMTSPEYFGECAIKFANMGVKLIGGCCGTTPAHVEAMAKALVGYVPNAEGTVQVKESSNLGASASKSAAAEPPAGTTGGPSIVDLVKQRHTVIVELDPPRDLDITKFMKGAAALKEAKVDALTLADNSLAVTRMSNMALGNKVKEETGLRPLIHIACRDRNLIGTQSHLMGFDALDIDHVLAVTGDPARFGDLPGSSSVYDLTSFEIIRMIKQLNEGIAFSGKPLKQKANFIIGAAFNPNVKYLDKAVQRLEKKIEAGADYIMTQPVYDPALIERIYESTKHLDIPIFIGIMPLASGRNAEYLHNEVPGIQLSDEVRKRMAGLEGEVGRKMGVEIAKELLDTAMPRFNGIYFMTPFMFYEMSVTLTSYVWEKAAVLHSPV, encoded by the coding sequence ATGAAGATTGATTTACGTCAAGCATTACAGCAGCAAATTCTCGTAGGGGACGGAGCGATGGGAACCTACTTATACAATATGGGCTTTCCCGTGGGTATTTCCTATGAAGAGTTGAATTTGCTCCACCCGGACGTTATCGAGAATGTTCATCGGGAGTATGTTCAAGCAGGAGCACAGCTCGTAGAGACCAATACGTTCTCTGCGAATGCTGATAAGTTATCGAAGTATGGCCTCGAAGGTAAAGTCGAAGAAATCAATCGCGCCGGTGTGCGGATTGCGCGTCAAGCGGCAGGGGAGGCGGCTTATGTCGTTGGTGCTGTCGGTCCGATTCGCGCAGGTCGTCGTAAAAATATTTTGATAGATTATTTGCAAGATTGCTTCGAAGAGCAATTCCGCGCGCTGCTCGCGGAAGGTGTCGATGGGATTTTACTAGAGACGTTCTATGATGTAGAAGAAATGAAGATCGCGCTAGAGAAGTTACGAGAATTAAGCGATCTGCCTGTCATTTGTCAATTTGCTGTAGAAGCCGGCGGAACGACGATGGATGGGTTCACGTTAGAGGAAGCGTTCAAGATCATTGAAGATGCGGGTGCAGATGTGATCGGGTTTAACTGCCATACCGGCCCAAGAGGAATCCTCAACTCGGTTGAGAAAATTCAAGGATTTTATCATTTGCCTGTCTCCGTGTTCCCGAACGCAGGTATTCCTGACTATGTTGATGGAAAATATATGTATATGACTTCGCCGGAGTATTTTGGTGAATGCGCTATTAAATTTGCTAACATGGGCGTGAAGCTGATCGGCGGATGCTGCGGAACAACGCCTGCGCATGTCGAAGCAATGGCCAAAGCGCTTGTCGGCTACGTGCCGAACGCAGAAGGAACGGTACAGGTAAAGGAGTCGTCGAACTTAGGCGCGTCTGCGTCGAAATCAGCAGCAGCTGAACCGCCTGCCGGAACGACAGGGGGCCCTAGTATCGTAGATCTCGTCAAGCAGCGCCATACGGTCATTGTGGAGCTGGATCCTCCGCGTGACCTCGATATCACGAAATTTATGAAGGGTGCAGCAGCCTTGAAGGAAGCGAAGGTGGATGCCTTAACGCTGGCAGACAATTCACTTGCCGTTACACGTATGAGTAATATGGCGCTCGGCAATAAAGTTAAAGAAGAGACGGGATTGCGCCCGCTGATCCATATTGCTTGCCGCGATCGTAACCTGATCGGAACGCAGTCGCATCTGATGGGATTCGATGCATTGGATATCGACCATGTGCTCGCCGTTACTGGAGATCCTGCACGATTCGGCGATTTACCGGGTTCGAGCTCGGTCTATGATTTAACATCTTTCGAAATCATCCGCATGATCAAACAGTTAAATGAAGGCATTGCTTTTTCTGGGAAACCGCTGAAGCAGAAAGCGAATTTTATCATAGGCGCAGCGTTTAATCCGAATGTAAAATACTTGGACAAAGCTGTGCAGCGCCTCGAGAAGAAGATTGAGGCCGGCGCGGATTATATTATGACACAGCCTGTCTATGATCCAGCATTAATCGAACGAATCTATGAATCCACGAAACATCTGGATATCCCGATCTTTATTGGCATTATGCCGCTAGCAAGTGGCCGTAACGCCGAATACCTTCATAATGAAGTGCCAGGAATTCAGCTATCCGATGAGGTTCGCAAACGGATGGCTGGCTTGGAAGGGGAAGTAGGAAGGAAAATGGGTGTCGAGATTGCGAAGGAATTGCTCGATACGGCGATGCCGCGGTTTAATGGAATCTACTTCATGACACCGTTCATGTTCTATGAAATGAGCGTGACGCTCACATCGTACGTCTGGGAAAAAGCAGCAGTTCTTCATTCCCCCGTGTAG